The Vibrio tubiashii genome includes a window with the following:
- a CDS encoding MarR family winged helix-turn-helix transcriptional regulator: protein MKPTDTIGGLVGLASRVLTNELEAQFSQNGLNLTREQWIFLMTVIEAERITPLELSQRLLKNRGSVTSLIKGLEKRELIRRLTSETDGRSYSIVATPEAIALVESSKHVAFGVLGKALHNFDSQQQQQLHELLNMFVENLLGENNG from the coding sequence ATGAAACCAACAGACACGATAGGCGGATTGGTCGGCTTGGCTTCTCGGGTTTTAACCAACGAACTTGAGGCGCAATTTAGCCAAAATGGGCTTAATTTAACCCGTGAGCAATGGATATTCTTGATGACAGTCATCGAGGCAGAGCGCATTACGCCGCTCGAACTGTCACAACGGTTGTTAAAAAATCGAGGCTCGGTGACTAGCCTGATTAAAGGATTGGAAAAGCGCGAGTTGATACGTCGTCTAACATCTGAAACTGACGGAAGAAGCTATTCGATTGTCGCGACACCAGAAGCAATTGCACTGGTTGAGTCCTCGAAACACGTCGCCTTTGGTGTGTTAGGTAAAGCACTGCACAACTTTGATAGCCAACAACAGCAACAACTTCACGAATTGCTCAACATGTTTGTGGAGAACTTATTAGGAGAAAATAATGGATAA
- a CDS encoding DUF3369 domain-containing protein has translation MELFADQRKQESPEDNSLSDVVPSVPWTVLLVDDDAQMHQVTRLALSGFTFEGRKLNLISAHSAQEAKVICQQNSDIALALVDVVMETEHAGLELVKFIREELGNNLIRVVLRTGQAGQAPEDVVIREYEIDDYKEKTELTTQKLKTLLYSMLRSYRDLCLISQQKSGLKKVIEFSAKVQNTTTLQAYAASVLEQLTSLLQLEKSAFYCVVKPRPNGEVTRALTLAATGEYVDCYSECAFNRLPQEVANRCQQVLEQGYSQHFGDAFILYTSDEQGVDSLLYVNFHKDLSELDVQLLEIYMQNIGLTFENLSLLLDIKETSKELVYNLANAVEARSRETGAHVQRVSLICEKLALLYGLNEHEASMIKHASPLHDVGKVAVPDSILHKPGKLNAEEWEIMKKHVDYGVEILSRSKRRLIVMAKEIAAYHHEKWDGSGYPNGLKGDEIPISGRIAALADVFDALGAKRSYKEPWSDEDIRAEILKQKGAHFEPQLVDLLINHWEEFIEIRNSLPD, from the coding sequence ATGGAGCTGTTTGCCGATCAAAGAAAGCAAGAAAGTCCTGAGGATAACTCACTAAGTGACGTTGTTCCTTCCGTTCCTTGGACAGTGCTGCTGGTAGACGACGACGCTCAAATGCACCAAGTGACACGCTTGGCCTTGTCTGGTTTTACCTTTGAAGGCCGCAAACTCAATCTGATCTCTGCTCACTCGGCACAAGAAGCCAAAGTTATCTGTCAGCAAAATAGTGATATTGCTCTGGCGCTGGTGGATGTGGTGATGGAGACAGAGCATGCAGGTTTGGAGCTGGTAAAGTTTATTCGTGAGGAGCTAGGTAACAATCTTATTCGCGTAGTACTGCGCACCGGACAAGCTGGGCAAGCCCCAGAAGACGTAGTCATTCGCGAGTATGAAATTGACGATTACAAAGAGAAGACAGAGCTGACGACACAAAAGCTTAAAACCCTTCTCTACTCTATGCTACGCTCCTATCGAGATTTATGTCTTATTAGCCAACAGAAGTCAGGGCTTAAGAAAGTGATTGAGTTTTCCGCAAAAGTTCAAAATACCACCACTTTGCAAGCCTATGCCGCCTCGGTTCTGGAACAGCTAACTTCGTTGCTTCAGTTGGAAAAATCAGCTTTTTACTGTGTTGTTAAACCACGCCCTAATGGTGAGGTAACACGAGCATTGACTTTAGCGGCGACGGGTGAATATGTGGATTGCTACAGTGAGTGTGCATTTAATAGGTTACCACAAGAGGTCGCCAATCGTTGCCAACAAGTCCTTGAGCAAGGTTATTCACAGCACTTTGGCGACGCCTTTATTCTCTATACCAGTGATGAGCAGGGTGTCGATAGCCTCTTATATGTCAATTTCCATAAAGACCTCTCCGAGTTGGATGTCCAGCTGCTGGAAATTTACATGCAGAATATCGGTCTGACCTTCGAGAACCTGAGCTTGCTACTGGATATCAAAGAAACATCGAAAGAGCTGGTCTATAACCTCGCCAACGCTGTAGAGGCACGTAGCCGAGAGACTGGAGCGCACGTTCAACGAGTCTCGCTTATCTGCGAAAAGCTGGCACTCCTTTATGGCTTGAATGAGCATGAAGCCAGTATGATTAAGCACGCCTCGCCCTTGCATGACGTGGGCAAAGTTGCCGTGCCTGACTCGATTCTTCATAAGCCCGGTAAGCTCAATGCTGAGGAATGGGAGATCATGAAAAAGCACGTAGATTATGGCGTGGAGATTTTAAGCCGCTCTAAACGTCGCTTGATCGTTATGGCTAAAGAGATTGCGGCTTATCACCATGAAAAGTGGGACGGCTCGGGCTATCCGAATGGGTTAAAAGGCGACGAGATCCCCATCAGCGGACGTATTGCCGCGCTTGCTGATGTGTTTGATGCTCTCGGCGCCAAAAGAAGTTACAAAGAGCCATGGAGCGATGAGGATATTCGCGCAGAGATTCTCAAGCAGAAAGGGGCACACTTTGAGCCGCAATTGGTCGATTTGCTCATCAATCACTGGGAAGAGTTCATCGAAATCCGTAACTCTCTGCCTGACTAG
- the pstC gene encoding phosphate ABC transporter permease subunit PstC, giving the protein MTIANSEKLMNTEATQLNKSGLRAQKRVDWKERIFHGLFLTSAVIGIVSLAVIAYFIVKESIPAFQEAGVSGIVLGQDWLPPALYGVATMIVASVVSTLGAVVVGVPVGVLTAIYIAEIAPKRVADIIRPAVELLAGIPSVVYGFFGLVIIVPLIQEIFNVPAGNTILAGIIVLGVMILPTVITVSETSIRAVPRTYKEGSLALGASKIFTIFKLLVPAARSGIMTGVILGIGRALGETMAIIMVMGNAPAMPEGILDSARTLTANIAIEMSYASGVHANALYATGVVLLVFIMSLNAVLLYLNREKAK; this is encoded by the coding sequence ATGACCATCGCAAATAGTGAAAAGCTTATGAATACTGAAGCGACTCAACTAAACAAGTCAGGTCTGCGTGCCCAAAAACGTGTAGATTGGAAAGAAAGAATCTTCCATGGCCTGTTTTTAACCAGTGCGGTTATCGGTATTGTCTCTCTAGCGGTTATCGCTTACTTCATTGTTAAAGAAAGTATCCCAGCGTTCCAAGAAGCGGGTGTTTCTGGCATCGTCCTAGGCCAAGATTGGCTACCGCCAGCGCTTTACGGCGTTGCTACCATGATTGTTGCCTCTGTGGTATCCACCTTAGGTGCGGTTGTGGTTGGTGTGCCAGTTGGTGTTCTAACGGCAATCTATATTGCTGAAATCGCGCCTAAACGTGTTGCTGATATTATTCGCCCTGCGGTGGAGCTTTTGGCAGGTATCCCTTCGGTCGTTTACGGCTTCTTCGGTTTGGTAATCATCGTTCCTCTGATTCAAGAAATCTTCAACGTTCCGGCAGGTAACACGATTCTAGCGGGTATCATCGTGCTAGGTGTGATGATTCTTCCCACAGTTATTACGGTATCTGAAACGTCGATTCGCGCAGTACCAAGAACCTACAAAGAAGGCTCATTGGCGTTAGGTGCTTCGAAGATCTTTACTATTTTCAAACTGTTAGTGCCTGCTGCTCGAAGCGGTATCATGACAGGTGTGATTCTGGGTATCGGTCGCGCGCTTGGTGAAACCATGGCCATCATTATGGTTATGGGTAATGCGCCAGCGATGCCAGAGGGTATCCTTGACTCTGCTCGTACTCTAACGGCGAACATTGCGATTGAAATGTCTTACGCAAGTGGTGTCCACGCGAACGCACTTTACGCAACCGGTGTTGTTCTACTGGTGTTTATTATGTCTCTGAATGCGGTTCTGCTTTACCTTAACCGTGAAAAAGCGAAGTAA
- a CDS encoding methyl-accepting chemotaxis protein yields the protein MRQLLNGLSIKLQVVVPVIFTLLLLIVGITYSTTSLKHAFNQVTISTEDVVKHKDELTKIIDNTYGMRIKAIYSLFRPEDVAQLQSTLLAKQNDNLRLLDSLRDIDGLQREVKQMEDAIEGYVSYSINTMVPLLNTKHSQSAVSSEFQRKYDQASALYRDKGNLMVQAIEDLSSKLNLLALAEVEHNGEIHSGVMTKSIIGLGFVLLGAFAISWVLAGIIVTPIRKLQKAMQELAQGNLKVSVEEQGNNEITALSIDFNSTVAQLKTTVDSLVRISVDVASASTELAAVMTQSTANSDQEKNEVEQVASAINQMESTASEVTQNANLADQASSSADKLARESLAIFEQNTRESAKMADQLTQAASVVNTLKDQSEQIGKVIEVIESISEQTNLLALNAAIEAARAGESGRGFAVVADEVRMLAARTQESTKEIQTIIEELQRQSGSANDSMNSSLEMLSQNQQQAAQVSEALSNISSSISELTTLNAQVAVASEEQGQVTSDINKNLGNIYELVSQNVTGITQSAAASQELSNLAENQKQQLGFFKV from the coding sequence ATGCGCCAGTTACTAAACGGCTTATCAATTAAGTTACAGGTCGTCGTGCCTGTAATATTCACCTTATTACTACTCATTGTCGGTATTACTTACAGCACCACCAGCTTAAAGCATGCTTTTAATCAGGTTACGATATCTACCGAGGATGTGGTTAAGCATAAAGACGAACTGACAAAAATCATCGACAATACTTATGGTATGCGTATTAAGGCGATTTACAGCCTATTTCGTCCCGAAGACGTTGCTCAACTTCAGTCAACATTACTTGCAAAACAGAATGACAATTTGCGCCTTCTCGACTCGCTGCGTGATATCGACGGCTTACAGCGAGAAGTAAAACAGATGGAAGATGCGATTGAAGGCTATGTGAGTTACTCGATCAACACCATGGTGCCACTTTTAAACACCAAACACAGCCAATCTGCGGTATCTAGCGAATTCCAACGTAAATATGACCAAGCCTCTGCCCTTTACCGCGATAAAGGCAATCTAATGGTTCAAGCGATTGAAGATTTATCGAGCAAGCTAAACCTACTGGCTTTAGCGGAAGTTGAACATAATGGTGAAATTCACTCTGGCGTAATGACCAAATCTATCATTGGTTTAGGTTTTGTTTTACTTGGCGCATTTGCCATTAGCTGGGTGCTCGCAGGGATTATCGTTACACCAATCAGAAAGCTACAAAAAGCGATGCAAGAACTCGCTCAGGGCAACCTTAAAGTGAGCGTTGAAGAGCAAGGCAACAATGAAATCACTGCCCTATCAATAGACTTCAACTCTACTGTGGCACAGCTTAAAACAACCGTCGACTCGCTCGTTCGAATCAGCGTCGACGTTGCTTCGGCTTCAACCGAGCTTGCAGCGGTTATGACTCAGTCAACAGCCAACTCAGATCAAGAGAAGAACGAGGTTGAGCAAGTGGCTTCTGCCATCAACCAGATGGAAAGTACCGCATCTGAAGTCACTCAGAATGCCAACCTTGCCGATCAAGCGTCCAGCAGCGCCGATAAACTTGCGCGAGAAAGCCTAGCGATCTTCGAACAAAACACTCGTGAAAGCGCCAAAATGGCTGATCAACTGACTCAAGCTGCGAGTGTCGTAAACACGCTAAAAGATCAATCTGAGCAGATTGGTAAGGTGATTGAAGTTATCGAGAGTATTTCAGAGCAAACTAATCTTCTGGCGCTAAACGCTGCGATTGAAGCGGCGCGAGCTGGTGAAAGCGGCCGTGGTTTTGCGGTGGTTGCCGATGAAGTACGTATGCTTGCCGCACGTACACAAGAATCGACCAAAGAGATTCAAACCATCATCGAGGAGCTTCAGCGACAGTCAGGCAGCGCTAACGACAGCATGAACTCTAGCTTAGAAATGCTTTCTCAAAACCAGCAACAAGCAGCGCAAGTCAGCGAAGCTCTGAGTAACATTAGTTCTTCAATATCTGAACTCACCACGCTTAATGCGCAAGTGGCTGTTGCTTCAGAAGAGCAAGGTCAAGTGACCTCTGACATTAATAAGAACCTTGGCAACATCTACGAGCTTGTTAGCCAAAACGTGACTGGGATTACCCAGTCAGCGGCCGCAAGCCAAGAGTTGTCTAACTTAGCTGAAAATCAAAAGCAGCAGCTTGGATTCTTTAAAGTGTAA
- a CDS encoding PAS domain-containing sensor histidine kinase, with product MTRSKDIEESQSSPFYSRIGRRIILIMVLLSGLITVFTTLLQLSWDYRKEFDTVKQRQLEIRDIHAPLIASSVWDFDLLVLQQEIDGLVNLPRVDYLRVESGGYTFEAGTEVMENALTKKYPLIYRHPNTSRVEEIGHIYVQSDAQEIYDYLIWQAVYTLLLNAGKTLLVCYLVLMVFHRSVNQRIFAIAKYLRQYNPRHPADPLELEHQAWISEKDDELDWLAEEANKITSNVTRLYDNIKQEQERLKEFAHVSSDWLWETDELGHLVYCSDSMREALGIDNLSKPVMNRLSALEHCASLHEKLRQRSTFSMCEETITLNCITQYLLFQAKARYENDRFLGFRGTAINITELKLTQIELEELNQNLEHTVATRTLDLKQSMEQLKHTQEQLVESEKLAALGGLVAGVAHEVNTPLGIAVTATSVIRDVTNEANQAFANQTLTTDQFKSIMERMSDSSTMLEHNLNRAAKLIRDFKQTAVDQVSESRSQFQVHQVLDALIASLHPETRKLPVVPVLEGDSSLTMNSLPGVLTQVISNLIMNSINHAFHEQNTPQISIRFHQDAETMVFEYRDNGSGIEASLHQKIFEPFYTTKRGKGGSGLGLNLVFNLVKQKLKGELIFESEVGQGVRFELRLPRNLPTSDSPDHHLDYNI from the coding sequence ATGACGCGTAGTAAAGACATCGAAGAAAGCCAAAGCAGCCCATTCTATAGCAGGATCGGGCGACGTATTATCCTGATTATGGTACTGCTTAGTGGCTTGATTACCGTGTTTACCACATTACTGCAACTATCATGGGACTACCGAAAAGAGTTCGATACCGTCAAACAGCGCCAATTAGAAATACGCGATATACACGCTCCTCTAATTGCGTCGTCAGTGTGGGATTTTGATCTACTCGTTTTGCAGCAAGAAATCGATGGCTTGGTAAATTTGCCGAGAGTGGACTATCTCAGAGTCGAAAGTGGTGGCTATACTTTTGAAGCTGGTACAGAAGTGATGGAAAACGCACTTACTAAAAAGTACCCACTGATCTACAGGCACCCAAACACATCTCGCGTGGAGGAAATCGGTCATATTTACGTTCAGTCTGATGCCCAAGAGATCTACGACTACCTAATCTGGCAAGCGGTTTACACCCTACTTCTCAATGCAGGTAAAACTTTACTGGTGTGTTATCTCGTGTTGATGGTGTTTCATCGCAGTGTCAATCAAAGGATCTTCGCAATTGCTAAATACCTTCGCCAATACAACCCACGTCATCCCGCGGATCCTCTGGAACTTGAACATCAAGCTTGGATCTCTGAAAAGGATGACGAACTGGATTGGCTTGCCGAAGAAGCGAATAAAATCACCAGTAATGTCACCCGTCTTTATGACAATATCAAGCAAGAGCAAGAGCGCCTCAAAGAGTTCGCCCATGTTTCTTCAGATTGGCTATGGGAGACTGACGAGTTAGGTCATCTTGTCTATTGCTCAGACAGTATGAGAGAAGCGCTTGGTATAGACAACCTTAGTAAACCAGTAATGAATCGGTTATCGGCTTTAGAGCATTGTGCTTCACTGCATGAAAAGCTTCGCCAACGGAGTACTTTCTCAATGTGTGAAGAGACCATCACCTTAAACTGTATTACCCAATACTTACTGTTTCAAGCCAAGGCACGTTACGAAAATGACCGTTTCTTAGGTTTCCGCGGCACTGCCATCAACATTACCGAGTTAAAGCTGACACAAATTGAACTTGAAGAGCTAAATCAAAACCTAGAACACACAGTGGCGACTCGAACCCTAGATTTGAAACAAAGTATGGAGCAGCTCAAACATACTCAAGAGCAGCTTGTTGAATCAGAAAAGCTCGCCGCTCTTGGGGGACTTGTCGCAGGAGTCGCCCATGAGGTCAATACTCCACTTGGGATTGCGGTGACGGCGACTTCTGTCATACGCGATGTGACCAACGAAGCGAATCAAGCTTTTGCCAATCAAACTCTCACAACAGATCAATTTAAATCAATTATGGAGCGAATGTCTGACAGCAGCACTATGCTCGAACACAACCTCAATAGAGCCGCTAAATTGATTCGAGATTTTAAACAGACCGCGGTTGACCAAGTGTCAGAAAGCCGTAGTCAATTTCAGGTGCACCAAGTGTTGGATGCTCTAATTGCCAGCTTACACCCAGAGACACGCAAACTCCCGGTAGTGCCTGTTCTTGAAGGCGATTCCAGTTTAACCATGAACAGCCTACCTGGTGTGTTAACCCAGGTTATTTCCAATCTGATTATGAACAGCATCAATCACGCTTTTCACGAACAGAACACGCCACAAATATCAATCCGTTTCCATCAAGATGCAGAGACAATGGTGTTTGAGTATCGCGACAACGGCAGTGGCATAGAGGCGTCATTGCACCAGAAGATTTTCGAGCCCTTCTACACAACCAAAAGAGGCAAAGGCGGCTCTGGCTTGGGGCTGAACTTGGTATTTAATCTGGTAAAACAGAAACTGAAAGGTGAACTGATATTTGAATCTGAAGTCGGCCAAGGAGTACGTTTCGAACTCAGGCTACCAAGGAATCTGCCTACTAGTGATTCTCCTGACCACCATTTAGATTACAACATCTAG
- a CDS encoding phosphate ABC transporter substrate-binding protein, producing MKKTVIGAIALLGAMAVTSVSAKETISAVGSSSVTPLMEVFSETYMKTHNNVFIEVQGPGSSAGVKAAKNGSADLGMSSRNLKDSEKEPALKELTVALDGIAVVVNPKNGLDKLTAEQVTAIYKGDITNWKDVGGADKPIVAITRDTASGTRGAFEDIMKLKKKISGKKVSAISQRAQVANGNGALKTMVASNPYAIGYISLGTVDNSVNALSIDGVAANVDNVKNGSYKVARPFLVLYKEGKPSAETQKFLDWMVSDEAQALVDNKGYISVN from the coding sequence ATGAAAAAGACAGTAATCGGTGCAATCGCACTTCTAGGCGCAATGGCAGTGACTTCAGTTTCTGCTAAAGAAACTATCTCTGCAGTGGGCTCTAGCAGCGTAACTCCACTGATGGAAGTTTTCTCTGAAACATACATGAAGACACACAACAACGTGTTTATCGAAGTTCAAGGCCCTGGTTCTTCTGCTGGTGTAAAAGCAGCGAAAAACGGCAGTGCTGACCTTGGTATGTCTTCACGTAACCTGAAAGATTCTGAAAAAGAGCCTGCTCTTAAAGAACTAACAGTTGCACTAGACGGTATCGCTGTTGTTGTTAACCCAAAAAATGGTTTAGACAAGCTAACGGCTGAACAAGTAACTGCGATTTACAAAGGCGACATCACTAACTGGAAAGATGTTGGTGGTGCTGATAAGCCAATCGTAGCAATCACTCGTGACACAGCTTCTGGTACTCGTGGTGCATTCGAAGACATCATGAAGCTTAAGAAGAAAATCTCTGGTAAAAAAGTTTCTGCAATCTCTCAACGTGCTCAAGTTGCAAACGGTAACGGCGCACTGAAAACAATGGTTGCTTCAAACCCTTACGCTATCGGCTACATCTCTCTAGGTACAGTTGATAACTCTGTAAACGCGCTTTCAATCGATGGTGTAGCAGCGAATGTAGACAACGTGAAGAACGGCTCTTACAAAGTTGCTCGTCCATTCCTAGTTCTTTACAAAGAAGGTAAGCCATCTGCTGAAACTCAGAAATTCCTAGACTGGATGGTTTCTGATGAAGCACAAGCTCTTGTTGATAACAAAGGCTACATCTCAGTTAACTAA
- a CDS encoding ABC transporter substrate-binding protein, whose protein sequence is MRWILLCLVFSSQVFATKVLLIESYHSEYPWDKSYVEGIQATLVDTVELETFQMDTKRIPKTEYAGKSIEAFAKYKSFKPDIVILGDDNALSYMLPMLFDEPISIVFLGINSNPRKLLSKYRGQAKVTGVLERPLFTKSLGELRKLFDDQNFKVKVLFDSGVTSQIAKSYIDKQYTLIRDNLGIDVDVQALATKNEWRSQVSEAKHQGFTVIIVGLYQTLVDEQGNNVPAEQVINWTNQHSELPIFAFWDFAVGAKKAVGGVVLFGHSQGEQAASLVNQIINTGHSKPIPIVTGNQGKAIYSEPERARWSLEMPSHWRSID, encoded by the coding sequence ATGCGTTGGATATTACTTTGCTTAGTTTTTTCTTCCCAGGTATTTGCAACTAAAGTATTGCTTATTGAAAGCTATCACTCTGAGTACCCTTGGGATAAAAGTTATGTGGAAGGCATACAGGCTACGTTAGTCGACACGGTAGAGCTAGAAACTTTCCAAATGGATACCAAACGTATCCCTAAAACAGAGTATGCGGGAAAATCGATAGAAGCGTTTGCCAAGTATAAGAGTTTTAAGCCAGATATTGTCATTCTCGGCGATGACAATGCTTTATCCTATATGCTACCGATGTTATTTGATGAGCCAATTTCGATTGTGTTTTTAGGGATTAACTCGAACCCTAGAAAGCTATTGTCGAAGTATCGCGGCCAGGCAAAGGTAACGGGTGTTCTAGAACGGCCGCTTTTTACTAAGTCACTAGGTGAGCTTAGAAAGCTATTTGATGATCAAAACTTCAAAGTAAAGGTGCTATTTGATTCAGGCGTGACGTCTCAAATCGCTAAGAGTTATATAGATAAACAATACACCTTGATTAGAGACAACCTTGGGATCGATGTTGATGTTCAAGCTTTAGCGACCAAAAATGAGTGGCGAAGCCAAGTCAGCGAGGCAAAACATCAAGGCTTTACAGTCATCATTGTTGGTCTTTATCAAACGCTGGTGGATGAACAGGGTAATAATGTCCCAGCCGAGCAAGTCATTAATTGGACCAATCAACACTCTGAGTTGCCGATTTTTGCATTTTGGGACTTTGCCGTTGGTGCAAAGAAAGCGGTAGGTGGTGTGGTGCTGTTCGGCCACAGTCAAGGAGAACAGGCGGCGAGCTTGGTGAATCAAATTATCAACACTGGGCACAGTAAACCGATTCCTATTGTGACAGGCAATCAAGGTAAAGCGATTTATTCAGAACCAGAACGAGCAAGGTGGAGTCTAGAAATGCCTTCGCATTGGCGTTCAATTGATTAA
- a CDS encoding chemotaxis protein: MSGSTSTILTESGTNELEIIEFHLVKELPDGSKKTCYYGINVAKVREVIQVPETTDYPNAQPHMVGVFSSRDILTPLVDLAGWLGVPTAKDLQKKFVIVTDFNNMTNGFLIDSISRIHRISWNDVESPSQFLEAGEQDCVVAVVRKDGNLIMILDFEKIIADINPELSMEKYDVTVDRSVDLNQRMVTKRNAKTVMVVDDSAFIRSLIQDTLSSAGYNIISCKDGGEAHEKLMSLIDVAKEEGLPVSELIDGVVTDVEMPRMDGMHLVKRLRDSDSYASMPIVMFSSLMSEDNRAKALALGANDTITKPEIGKMVSMMDKYIFGKNA; encoded by the coding sequence ATGAGCGGATCAACCAGTACGATTTTAACGGAAAGTGGTACCAATGAACTTGAGATTATCGAGTTCCATTTGGTTAAGGAGCTGCCAGATGGTAGCAAGAAGACGTGCTATTACGGTATCAACGTCGCTAAGGTGAGAGAGGTCATCCAAGTACCGGAAACAACTGATTATCCAAACGCGCAACCGCATATGGTGGGCGTATTCTCATCTCGTGATATTTTAACTCCGTTGGTCGATCTCGCTGGATGGTTGGGTGTACCAACCGCCAAAGATCTCCAGAAAAAATTCGTTATCGTCACCGACTTCAACAATATGACTAATGGTTTCTTGATTGACAGCATTAGTCGAATTCACCGAATCTCATGGAATGATGTTGAGTCGCCAAGCCAATTCCTTGAAGCCGGTGAGCAAGACTGCGTGGTCGCAGTGGTGCGTAAAGATGGCAACTTGATCATGATCTTAGACTTCGAAAAAATTATTGCCGATATCAACCCTGAGCTGAGTATGGAAAAATACGATGTCACGGTTGATAGAAGCGTTGATCTCAACCAACGTATGGTCACCAAACGTAATGCTAAAACAGTGATGGTGGTGGATGATTCGGCGTTTATTCGCTCATTGATTCAAGATACATTGAGCTCTGCGGGGTACAACATCATCTCATGTAAAGATGGTGGTGAAGCGCACGAGAAACTCATGAGTTTAATTGACGTTGCCAAAGAAGAAGGCTTACCGGTAAGTGAGCTGATTGATGGTGTGGTGACGGATGTAGAGATGCCGCGTATGGATGGCATGCATTTAGTTAAGCGTCTGCGTGATAGTGATTCTTATGCCTCTATGCCAATCGTCATGTTCTCATCTCTAATGAGTGAAGATAACCGAGCTAAGGCATTGGCACTCGGTGCTAACGATACCATTACCAAACCGGAAATTGGTAAGATGGTCTCTATGATGGATAAGTACATCTTCGGTAAGAACGCTTAG
- a CDS encoding VOC family protein — protein sequence MDKPFEDHGLFSWCELMTTDFEKSLEFYTNVLGWTLREVPGRNQSRYALVMNENSSEPFAGILTMPEPLKERGVPSFWQAYVTVEDVDATLEKALENGAQVVVEPMDIERIGRIASFRDPLGSVLSVIKYARK from the coding sequence ATGGATAAACCATTCGAAGACCACGGCCTGTTTAGCTGGTGTGAACTGATGACGACTGATTTTGAGAAGTCTCTAGAGTTCTACACTAATGTATTGGGCTGGACGCTAAGAGAAGTACCTGGACGAAACCAGTCGCGTTATGCCTTGGTTATGAACGAAAACAGCTCTGAGCCATTTGCAGGTATTCTGACGATGCCGGAGCCATTAAAAGAGCGCGGCGTCCCAAGTTTTTGGCAAGCCTATGTAACCGTAGAGGATGTGGATGCAACGCTTGAAAAAGCGCTAGAAAACGGTGCGCAAGTAGTGGTTGAGCCGATGGATATTGAGCGTATTGGCCGTATTGCTTCATTTCGTGACCCGCTCGGCAGCGTATTGTCGGTAATCAAATACGCGCGAAAGTGA